Proteins encoded within one genomic window of Hallerella porci:
- the dprA gene encoding DNA-processing protein DprA yields the protein MISKTNIFPIQILAAENFPRALKSIPNAPKQLYYRGTLPDFKHSWIAMVGTRRPSIHAEEICRALVKNLIDTDAIVVSGLAQGIDSFCHSAALEFHIPTVAVIAQGLDAPLGGSRKMIADKILENGGTILSEYPGSMISRNFMFPQRNRIIAGLSRSITLVESKLQGGGMITVDYAEKFQRRILALPGNILAETAQGPNFLIAKGKAHPIWNASDFSDLCGAKRLSDQTPADLLAAGIELSENAKNLFSKNAGFTHSLDELCTSSSIPVSSLLAILTELEIAGLVHSKDGDAFHFSSME from the coding sequence ATGATTTCCAAAACTAACATTTTTCCCATTCAAATTTTAGCCGCTGAAAATTTTCCGCGGGCACTGAAAAGCATTCCAAATGCACCGAAGCAGTTGTATTACCGCGGCACTCTTCCCGATTTTAAACATTCTTGGATTGCGATGGTCGGGACGCGGCGCCCGAGCATTCACGCCGAAGAAATCTGTCGCGCACTCGTCAAAAATCTCATCGACACCGATGCGATTGTCGTCTCCGGACTTGCTCAAGGAATTGACAGTTTTTGTCATAGCGCAGCGCTTGAATTTCATATTCCCACCGTCGCTGTTATCGCCCAAGGATTAGATGCACCTCTCGGCGGTTCCCGAAAAATGATTGCCGATAAAATTCTCGAAAACGGCGGAACCATTCTTTCGGAATATCCAGGCTCGATGATTTCTCGGAATTTTATGTTTCCGCAGCGGAATCGTATTATCGCAGGACTTTCTCGAAGCATCACCTTAGTCGAAAGTAAACTGCAAGGCGGCGGCATGATTACCGTCGATTATGCCGAAAAATTTCAGCGGCGAATTCTCGCCCTTCCCGGAAATATTCTCGCCGAAACCGCACAAGGCCCGAATTTTCTCATTGCAAAAGGCAAAGCGCATCCGATTTGGAATGCGAGCGATTTCTCGGATCTCTGCGGCGCAAAACGCCTTTCGGATCAAACTCCCGCCGATCTGCTCGCCGCGGGAATTGAACTTTCCGAAAATGCAAAAAACCTCTTTTCAAAAAATGCGGGCTTTACGCATTCTCTCGACGAGTTATGCACAAGTTCTTCTATTCCAGTTTCTTCGCTTTTAGCTATATTAACAGAACTGGAAATTGCAGGCCTCGTCCATTCCAAAGATGGCGATGCGTTTCACTTTTCCTCGATGGAGTAA
- a CDS encoding FtsB family cell division protein: MKIQKIVLQIVIVLLLVFVATSLWAFTFGENGLWKQHKLQVQIDRMELEIDSLKNELEHRKNEEERLLKDSFYIESIARTKYGMSKKGEAVYQFIP, translated from the coding sequence TTGAAAATCCAAAAAATCGTTCTTCAAATCGTCATCGTGTTGCTGCTCGTTTTTGTAGCAACATCCTTATGGGCGTTTACTTTTGGAGAAAATGGTTTATGGAAACAGCACAAATTGCAAGTGCAAATCGATCGGATGGAATTGGAAATCGATTCGCTCAAAAATGAATTAGAGCATCGCAAAAACGAAGAAGAGCGATTGCTCAAAGATTCTTTTTACATCGAATCCATCGCCCGCACCAAATACGGTATGTCCAAAAAAGGCGAAGCCGTTTATCAATTCATTCCATAA